Proteins encoded in a region of the Leptospira montravelensis genome:
- a CDS encoding heavy-metal-associated domain-containing protein — MVNYEVEGMTCGHCKKTVEKVFAEIGKEATANIDEKLVTVNESLSDTELNQLRERLSEDGYTLGNTK, encoded by the coding sequence ATGGTTAATTATGAAGTAGAAGGAATGACTTGCGGGCATTGTAAAAAAACTGTAGAGAAAGTTTTTGCAGAAATCGGTAAAGAAGCAACGGCTAACATCGATGAAAAGCTGGTGACTGTGAATGAATCTCTTTCGGATACGGAGTTAAATCAACTTCGTGAACGTTTGAGTGAGGATGGTTATACCCTTGGAAACACCAAATAA
- a CDS encoding SGNH/GDSL hydrolase family protein codes for MKKANDFFLNPSLKLRVGFLILCFLLGLFLFCRSIDSISLYFDSDYGHFHFPINSEIPFYRLGNKEIGKIGEWGTRIGELEKNVSCKYLLLGDSQVFGSGIFWKDTFSEILNRETKCHWVNLGIPGFTLENELSLYQKVRTKISFDRVYLFVYGNDIYETGDTPDFLNFVKKQTWYFRILSFLFPEQSRIYGKRKYFQMVQVRMETELMKLAPSNTQVIHKSTTNEKEFITQKALFSLSPDYFHGSLNTKSIAKKNFQRWYRILRKLNDEIVSANKELVIVYIPLEVEYDPEMFQVYKDIGFVMDSSWIKSNSELITDLNIITKEKNIPLIDLREYMRFRSDLLQLEDIHLNETAHRLIADILKKKP; via the coding sequence ATGAAAAAAGCAAATGATTTCTTTCTCAATCCCAGTTTAAAACTTCGTGTTGGATTTTTAATACTCTGCTTTTTGTTGGGTCTATTTCTATTTTGCCGTTCGATCGATTCAATTTCATTATATTTTGATTCAGACTATGGACATTTCCATTTTCCCATAAACAGCGAAATCCCCTTTTACCGATTAGGAAACAAAGAAATCGGAAAAATAGGAGAATGGGGAACTCGTATTGGAGAACTGGAAAAAAACGTCAGTTGTAAGTATTTACTGTTAGGTGATTCACAGGTTTTTGGTTCAGGAATTTTTTGGAAAGATACATTTTCTGAAATTCTTAATCGTGAAACTAAATGTCATTGGGTCAATCTTGGAATTCCTGGTTTTACTTTGGAAAATGAGTTATCACTGTATCAAAAGGTTAGGACAAAAATTTCTTTTGATCGAGTTTATCTTTTTGTATATGGGAATGATATTTATGAAACGGGAGATACACCTGATTTTTTAAATTTTGTAAAAAAACAAACTTGGTATTTTCGTATACTCTCATTTTTATTTCCTGAACAATCTCGAATCTATGGAAAGAGAAAATACTTTCAAATGGTACAAGTGCGCATGGAGACTGAATTAATGAAATTAGCTCCATCGAATACGCAGGTTATACATAAATCTACAACCAACGAAAAGGAGTTCATAACTCAAAAAGCTTTATTCAGTTTAAGTCCAGACTATTTTCATGGATCTTTGAATACTAAATCCATTGCAAAAAAAAACTTTCAACGATGGTATAGAATTTTGCGGAAGTTAAATGATGAAATTGTATCGGCTAATAAGGAGTTGGTGATTGTTTATATTCCATTGGAAGTTGAATACGATCCAGAAATGTTTCAAGTTTATAAGGATATTGGTTTTGTTATGGATTCCAGTTGGATCAAATCCAATTCAGAATTGATCACTGATTTAAATATTATTACTAAAGAAAAGAATATTCCCTTGATTGACTTACGTGAATATATGCGTTTCCGCTCCGATTTATTGCAATTAGAAGACATTCATCTAAATGAAACAGCCCATCGTCTAATAGCGGATATTTTGAAAAAAAAACCTTAA
- the cueR gene encoding Cu(I)-responsive transcriptional regulator, with amino-acid sequence MNIGELSKESGVSTKLIRHYEGIGLIPQAGRTENGYRSYHKDDIHYLRFIKRSRELGFSLEDIKSLLGLWKNKSRSSKQVKLLAEKHLNELDLKLKQLKDMSDTLKNLIKHCHGDHRPECPILKKLEQNE; translated from the coding sequence ATGAATATAGGTGAACTTTCGAAAGAATCAGGAGTCAGCACAAAACTCATTCGACATTATGAAGGGATAGGATTAATTCCTCAAGCCGGAAGGACAGAAAATGGATACAGGTCTTATCACAAAGACGATATTCATTATTTAAGATTTATAAAAAGATCAAGAGAACTTGGATTTTCGTTAGAGGATATTAAAAGTTTACTTGGGCTTTGGAAAAATAAATCACGAAGCAGTAAACAAGTAAAACTTCTAGCTGAAAAACATTTAAATGAATTAGATTTAAAATTAAAACAATTAAAAGATATGTCTGATACTTTAAAAAATCTAATTAAACATTGTCATGGAGACCACAGACCCGAATGTCCTATTTTAAAAAAGTTAGAACAAAATGAATGA
- a CDS encoding LA_3751/LA_3752 family putative glycosyltransferase, with translation MIQAKKAIGFFVSFAFLVFGFFYFSSKGIEPFSDFALLEWQSKLAIQGIFHLPYNHAFEDPNYSFFPLPNLFFQQTKGFAHSTFPNLYPILISPILKLFGISGVTIIHTFLFTIGIFLFHQIQKNVISTLLLLYGSTIPIYIFLFHETIFIFFLEISALYLFHKCQNIFAGMISALILWIRPEMSFVLIILPICFENKTQTMRFYLSMAFCFSLLALGNLFLVDSLLPLRIAKNSDMSLRSENVFYLAKIWMEQVPIFILFCFYFLKSLYLKEIKISNFLIIIVTMVMVFLAPNSGGHNTPRYLFGLVPLYVLLLNKEEKNPNPFISYRWIFLITLISIYTICNLHFQMKELKKISKFQSNTLSEIRKIKDSVIIFSNPDFAFVSLPLLEEKKDLLLLRKDFNSVDLANLLTKKNIKTFTFLELPPSPVVLPNNFRLPNCSQDCSFQRGEIHPLPNALLPITQTSYKRN, from the coding sequence ATGATACAAGCCAAAAAAGCAATAGGATTCTTTGTTAGTTTTGCATTTTTGGTATTCGGATTTTTTTATTTTTCTTCCAAAGGAATTGAACCTTTCTCCGATTTTGCCCTTTTGGAATGGCAATCAAAATTAGCAATCCAAGGAATTTTTCATTTACCATACAATCATGCATTCGAGGATCCAAATTATTCCTTTTTCCCTCTCCCAAACCTATTCTTTCAGCAAACAAAAGGATTCGCACATTCTACCTTCCCCAACCTCTACCCAATCCTAATATCTCCCATTTTGAAATTGTTCGGAATTTCTGGGGTCACTATAATACATACTTTTCTATTTACGATTGGGATTTTTCTTTTTCACCAAATTCAAAAAAATGTTATCTCCACTTTATTATTGTTATATGGATCAACTATACCTATATATATTTTTTTATTTCACGAAACAATATTCATTTTTTTCTTAGAAATTTCGGCTCTATATCTATTTCACAAATGTCAAAATATCTTTGCTGGAATGATTTCCGCATTAATTCTTTGGATCAGACCAGAGATGAGTTTTGTACTGATCATTCTTCCTATTTGTTTTGAAAACAAAACTCAAACGATGCGATTTTACCTTTCGATGGCTTTTTGTTTTAGTTTATTGGCCTTGGGAAATTTGTTCCTGGTAGATTCGCTGCTTCCCCTTCGTATCGCAAAAAATTCTGATATGAGCTTACGTAGTGAAAATGTATTTTATCTAGCAAAAATTTGGATGGAACAAGTTCCCATTTTCATACTTTTTTGTTTCTATTTTTTAAAATCTTTATATTTAAAAGAAATAAAAATATCAAATTTTTTGATAATCATAGTAACGATGGTTATGGTATTTTTGGCACCTAATAGTGGCGGCCACAATACACCGCGGTATTTATTTGGACTTGTCCCACTCTACGTTTTACTTTTAAACAAAGAAGAAAAAAATCCAAACCCATTCATCTCTTACCGTTGGATTTTTCTTATCACCTTAATTTCTATTTATACGATCTGTAATCTTCATTTTCAAATGAAAGAACTAAAAAAAATATCCAAATTTCAATCCAATACTTTAAGTGAAATTCGTAAAATTAAAGACTCTGTTATCATTTTTAGTAACCCAGATTTTGCTTTTGTATCCTTACCGTTACTCGAAGAAAAAAAAGACTTACTTCTATTAAGAAAGGATTTTAATTCCGTAGACTTGGCAAACCTACTAACAAAAAAAAACATAAAAACATTTACTTTTCTGGAACTACCACCTTCCCCAGTGGTATTACCAAACAATTTCCGTTTACCCAATTGTTCACAAGATTGCAGTTTCCAACGCGGAGAAATCCATCCTTTGCCAAATGCACTTCTTCCTATCACTCAAACTTCTTACAAACGAAATTAA